From a region of the Spelaeicoccus albus genome:
- a CDS encoding ABC transporter permease translates to MTQFISKRIGVGIGLTFLVLTLIFLAIHMVPGDPAAILLSSSGSSAPSPQAIHKMRVLLGLNEPLGVQFWDFLRHTVTGNLGTSYVDGQSVSQAVAERLPRSLELIVFATVIAVFVGVTLGTLAARAGGVIDSVITMLSSIGIALPVFVAGVLLILFFGIQLNWLPAGGYVGWSDPIAHLKLLILPSVTLALPFIANVARMTRSSVLEVQQRDWVRTAAAFGLHPFQVFRKHILRNALNPVVTVVGLQFGKLLGSTVLVEQVFNYPGLSSLLVDGVTHRDYPVVQGIVIVIAVIFITINVIVDLLYGLLDPRVAR, encoded by the coding sequence ATGACCCAGTTCATTTCGAAGAGGATCGGCGTCGGCATCGGGCTAACTTTCCTGGTGCTGACTCTGATCTTCCTCGCAATTCACATGGTCCCTGGTGACCCAGCGGCGATATTGCTCTCTTCCTCGGGTAGTAGCGCACCGAGCCCTCAAGCGATACATAAGATGCGAGTCCTTCTCGGTCTGAACGAACCACTCGGTGTCCAGTTCTGGGATTTCCTCAGACATACCGTGACTGGAAACTTGGGCACGTCTTACGTCGACGGACAGTCCGTTTCGCAGGCCGTCGCGGAGAGACTGCCACGTAGCTTGGAACTCATTGTTTTCGCCACGGTTATCGCGGTATTCGTCGGGGTAACCCTCGGGACTCTCGCGGCACGAGCTGGAGGCGTGATCGATAGCGTCATCACAATGTTGAGTAGCATCGGCATTGCCTTACCAGTATTCGTCGCCGGTGTGCTGCTCATCTTGTTTTTCGGGATACAGCTGAACTGGCTCCCTGCAGGCGGATACGTTGGCTGGTCGGACCCGATTGCACATCTGAAGTTACTTATCCTGCCGTCGGTGACGCTAGCCCTGCCATTCATCGCCAACGTTGCGAGGATGACACGATCATCCGTCTTAGAGGTACAGCAGCGTGATTGGGTCCGAACTGCGGCTGCATTTGGCCTCCACCCGTTTCAAGTCTTCCGGAAGCACATTCTGCGCAACGCCCTGAATCCAGTTGTGACAGTAGTCGGCCTACAGTTCGGCAAACTACTCGGCTCAACGGTGCTCGTCGAGCAAGTCTTCAACTATCCGGGCCTTAGCTCACTTCTTGTTGATGGTGTGACGCACCGAGACTATCCCGTCGTACAGGGCATAGTCATCGTAATCGCGGTCATTTTCATAACCATCAATGTGATAGTCGATTTATTATACGGCTTACTCGACCCAAGGGTGGCTCGATGA
- a CDS encoding creatininase family protein: MYRTQSLGEMSWTEVKSIATEDPIILVPIGAIEQHGPHLPIHEDSIVADWSANYIATQLKNEIDILVAPALNYGHSPTFRGYAGNLSLAQNTLRLVVGEILDGLVASGFRRIVLIDNNGGNVAPITSASLDARQGHGILVGHLYPWQLGYGLMRDAYDDASAVYGHGAEPEHSAMLAMFPEQVHSDSAVKRPFTQLAGWNPTSYTEAKIGNNSVPGTVFWDFSEISDTGVSGDPTVGTQAMGELWIERVMGFCCDYVREYNKNTQNGACDVRP; this comes from the coding sequence ATGTACCGCACACAATCACTCGGCGAAATGAGCTGGACCGAAGTCAAATCAATCGCGACCGAAGACCCGATCATCCTCGTACCGATCGGCGCAATCGAGCAACATGGACCGCACCTCCCGATTCACGAGGACTCTATCGTTGCCGATTGGTCAGCGAACTACATCGCGACCCAGCTAAAAAACGAGATTGACATTCTGGTGGCTCCCGCCTTGAATTACGGCCACTCCCCCACATTTCGCGGTTATGCAGGCAACCTCTCCCTAGCTCAAAATACGCTTCGCCTTGTCGTCGGCGAAATTCTGGATGGGCTCGTCGCATCCGGTTTTCGACGCATCGTCCTCATCGACAATAACGGTGGCAATGTAGCGCCCATCACCTCGGCATCCCTGGATGCCCGGCAAGGGCACGGCATCCTGGTCGGTCACCTATACCCGTGGCAACTCGGGTACGGTCTCATGCGCGACGCCTACGATGACGCAAGTGCCGTATACGGGCACGGAGCAGAACCCGAGCATTCCGCCATGTTGGCGATGTTCCCCGAACAAGTCCACAGCGACAGCGCCGTGAAGCGTCCCTTTACGCAACTCGCTGGATGGAACCCTACAAGCTATACCGAGGCAAAGATCGGCAACAACTCGGTTCCTGGAACAGTGTTCTGGGACTTTTCGGAAATTAGCGACACGGGCGTGTCTGGTGATCCAACAGTAGGCACCCAAGCCATGGGTGAACTCTGGATCGAAAGAGTCATGGGTTTTTGCTGTGACTACGTCCGCGAATATAACAAGAACACACAGAATGGAGCGTGCGATGTCCGGCCGTAA
- a CDS encoding amidohydrolase → MKADLIIENARIRTVDDIRPVAARMAIWQGMVLGFDEEIDDLKAKEVVDLNQRTVLPGLIDGHTHLGTTGLLSIALDVSAERSREAVLSRISRAAAGLRPHEWLDVVGYDQRAIGDAHLTAKELDLAGEGRPVWVKHISNHASVVSTAVVKAAKEHTIAGYSTEQQGLLIDEEQTLVTEQRLPYPLSTVEDAISSAGHQCLSEGITACVDAGVGSGIESLSHLELAAYARLRRRGALPVRAQLMPHYGVLHAIPGHVDDHVTIGLDLGLQQGFGDDWLSLGAVKIWIDGGMMARSAALTAPYEGTNNLGILNEDPSTVVDQIGRAHSSGWQIAAHAIGDRAIDLAIEAFESAQSDIPRSDLKHRIEHGGYIRDDQVSRLSRLNVSISTQPCFLWGSGDDFTRVVGAERAQRLYRGRSLINAGIRLIGSTDRPLPGTPLQAMQVLVERRSSTGLPMGPEEAISIDEAIQAFTINPAQAAGWGDRLGSLSPGKRADFTVLGNDPRAVEASQIGQIPVLGTYIDGLKRWEATG, encoded by the coding sequence TTGAAGGCTGATCTGATTATAGAGAACGCCCGTATTCGCACCGTCGACGACATCCGCCCTGTAGCCGCTCGGATGGCCATTTGGCAAGGCATGGTGCTCGGGTTCGATGAAGAGATTGACGACCTTAAGGCTAAAGAGGTCGTCGATCTCAACCAGAGAACCGTTCTTCCTGGACTCATCGATGGGCACACTCATTTAGGGACGACCGGCTTATTATCCATCGCCCTCGACGTTTCAGCAGAGCGAAGCCGCGAAGCGGTACTCAGCCGGATATCGCGGGCCGCCGCTGGGTTGCGGCCGCATGAATGGCTTGACGTCGTCGGCTACGACCAACGCGCCATTGGCGACGCCCATCTCACAGCGAAGGAATTGGATCTCGCTGGTGAAGGCCGACCTGTCTGGGTAAAACACATCTCTAACCATGCGTCCGTAGTAAGTACTGCCGTAGTCAAAGCGGCCAAGGAGCACACGATCGCCGGGTACTCCACCGAACAACAGGGGCTACTCATCGACGAGGAACAAACCCTCGTCACGGAGCAACGACTTCCGTATCCACTGAGTACTGTCGAAGATGCGATCTCTTCGGCTGGGCATCAGTGCCTCAGCGAAGGAATTACCGCATGTGTGGATGCCGGGGTCGGATCCGGAATTGAGTCGTTGTCACATCTCGAACTCGCCGCCTATGCACGCTTACGTCGCCGCGGCGCGTTACCTGTGCGTGCACAGTTGATGCCGCATTATGGTGTGCTTCACGCAATACCTGGCCACGTCGACGACCACGTCACGATCGGACTCGACTTAGGTCTACAACAGGGATTCGGCGATGACTGGCTATCTCTTGGAGCCGTGAAGATTTGGATTGACGGCGGCATGATGGCCCGATCGGCGGCATTAACTGCACCCTATGAAGGCACGAATAATCTGGGAATTTTGAACGAAGATCCATCTACCGTAGTCGACCAAATCGGCCGTGCCCATAGTTCTGGCTGGCAGATCGCTGCTCACGCTATAGGTGATCGAGCCATCGATCTAGCTATCGAGGCATTCGAGTCGGCGCAAAGCGACATCCCACGTTCGGACCTTAAACATCGTATCGAGCACGGCGGCTATATTCGGGACGATCAAGTTTCCCGGCTTAGTCGGCTGAATGTGTCCATTTCTACGCAGCCGTGCTTCCTCTGGGGCTCAGGCGACGACTTTACCCGTGTAGTTGGAGCGGAACGCGCCCAGCGGCTGTATCGCGGTCGGTCCCTCATCAATGCTGGAATTCGGCTAATCGGCTCAACAGACAGGCCGCTTCCAGGAACACCACTGCAGGCTATGCAAGTTTTAGTGGAGCGGCGATCGTCAACCGGCTTACCAATGGGCCCGGAAGAAGCGATTAGCATTGATGAAGCGATTCAGGCGTTCACGATCAACCCGGCACAGGCGGCCGGTTGGGGAGACCGTCTCGGAAGTCTATCTCCCGGCAAACGAGCGGATTTCACTGTACTCGGCAATGACCCGAGGGCCGTGGAAGCAAGTCAAATTGGTCAGATTCCTGTGCTTGGCACCTATATCGACGGGCTCAAACGATGGGAAGCAACAGGATGA
- a CDS encoding LysR family transcriptional regulator, whose protein sequence is MEIFVKVVECNSFAQAADDLGISQPALSQQISRLEKEVGERLLDRSTRPLRMTHVGKDFYAKSRNIIDAIQGIDGLISETRSGRAGSLRVGLVPSLMHGPVPAIIKTFADSRPDLDLDLSYESTTVLREQLADARLDVALLYSAPKVGGFAHTTLCDEPFLTVINSDHRLASTDEISFGDLKDERLITIPREAAPENHDALVVACLQHGFSPNGLTAPGSYLSHVGLVSAGLGISFIPASIARLAISNISYKRLVDPEVRLESHVCWHSKRSSAMIEAFVNHCVAKITTQSIDHTRAIHSEVHEAPI, encoded by the coding sequence ATGGAAATATTCGTCAAAGTCGTCGAATGCAATTCATTCGCCCAAGCGGCTGACGATCTTGGAATCTCGCAACCCGCTCTTAGCCAGCAGATCAGCCGGCTCGAAAAGGAAGTCGGAGAGCGACTTCTCGACCGAAGTACACGACCCTTACGAATGACTCACGTGGGAAAGGATTTCTACGCGAAGTCACGGAACATTATCGATGCCATCCAAGGGATTGACGGTCTCATATCGGAGACTAGGAGCGGACGAGCGGGATCGCTTCGAGTCGGTCTTGTCCCATCCCTCATGCACGGCCCGGTACCAGCGATAATCAAGACGTTCGCAGATAGCAGACCTGATCTCGATCTCGATCTCTCGTATGAGTCAACAACCGTGCTCCGCGAGCAGCTCGCAGATGCGCGCCTTGACGTCGCGCTGCTTTACTCGGCGCCGAAAGTCGGCGGATTCGCGCACACTACCTTGTGTGACGAACCGTTCCTTACCGTCATCAATAGCGATCACCGGCTCGCTTCAACTGACGAAATCAGCTTTGGCGATTTGAAAGATGAACGTCTTATCACAATTCCACGCGAAGCCGCTCCAGAGAACCACGACGCGCTCGTTGTCGCGTGTCTGCAGCACGGATTCTCACCGAATGGGCTCACCGCTCCAGGGTCTTATCTGTCCCACGTAGGCCTCGTCTCCGCCGGGTTAGGAATAAGTTTCATCCCAGCATCAATCGCTCGACTCGCAATAAGCAATATCTCCTATAAACGACTTGTCGATCCCGAAGTGAGGCTCGAATCGCATGTTTGCTGGCACAGCAAGAGAAGTAGCGCAATGATTGAAGCATTCGTCAACCATTGCGTGGCAAAAATTACCACACAATCAATTGACCACACGCGCGCGATACACAGCGAGGTGCATGAAGCACCAATCTAA
- a CDS encoding sulfite exporter TauE/SafE family protein: MTAVGVSLIMLIAACVQRVAGMGFSLVAVPLLLWILGPVNSVTLVNIASGMTSLVIIGTTFRDISWQHVLRLAIPALVITVPSAYILTIASSPWIELLVGILLLACCCAMSFNLRIRLHRSVAVESVSGFISGFMNTTAGVAGPAVSAYAFSAGWPHRMFVATLQPYFLLVDAGAVAAKYSMFNASGHHSPGAVVAIPALIGCVAGLIVGRQVAMCLSSRTSRRVVVAIAVLGSLVTTGRALVALTT, from the coding sequence ATGACTGCAGTTGGCGTATCGCTAATCATGCTTATCGCGGCGTGCGTCCAGCGCGTAGCCGGGATGGGGTTCTCCCTTGTGGCCGTGCCGCTGCTCTTGTGGATCCTCGGTCCGGTGAATTCCGTAACGCTCGTGAATATCGCGAGTGGAATGACGAGTCTGGTGATCATCGGCACGACTTTTCGGGATATTTCATGGCAACATGTCCTGCGTCTAGCAATACCAGCGTTGGTGATCACAGTGCCAAGTGCTTACATATTGACGATCGCATCGAGTCCATGGATTGAGCTGCTGGTTGGGATACTGTTGCTCGCATGCTGCTGTGCAATGAGCTTTAATCTGCGAATTAGGTTACATCGCTCCGTTGCCGTCGAAAGCGTTTCCGGCTTTATCAGCGGCTTTATGAACACGACCGCAGGAGTCGCGGGACCAGCAGTCAGCGCATACGCGTTCTCAGCCGGATGGCCGCATCGCATGTTCGTCGCCACCCTTCAGCCATATTTCCTTCTCGTCGATGCCGGCGCGGTCGCAGCAAAATACTCGATGTTCAATGCAAGCGGGCACCACTCACCAGGCGCCGTCGTCGCTATACCAGCTCTAATCGGCTGCGTAGCAGGACTCATTGTCGGCAGACAAGTGGCCATGTGTCTCAGCTCAAGAACGTCGAGGCGTGTCGTCGTCGCAATTGCTGTGCTGGGCTCGCTAGTGACAACGGGCAGAGCTCTTGTTGCGCTCACAACGTGA
- a CDS encoding thiamine pyrophosphate-binding protein → MGSNRMRNVSELAAIAVADHCSCAFGVVGNGNAHFVDALLRTKCQYVATRHEAGAIGAADAYARVAGTLAVATTTYGAGFTNAITALAEATFARSPLLLLVGAQPTTGPRPWDIKQDAIATHIGVSTITLGAGSIKSAIDGAVEKARGEQRPVIVEIPYDLATSPGREQASSATTRSTVAKSSDKPKRVSQLSRSVRVPDEAEFFSALNSAVALMRSAVRPLVLGGRGALLANAGRQLAEIAARLGAPTATTALARSLFVGSPWDLGIAGGFSTVSSAELIATADVVFVVGAGLNQFTTRFDTLFAQDARVIQINTEARPTASCVTDVLCGDASVVCEAVLAQLPGATASGWRDSVMRGDGSEARRSDAGEEFASDGRLDPRYLLRYLNEILPSDCILVQDIGHSIGWAPMYLDLPAGAPTVLMGTAYQSIGLAMLGAIGANQATESTVVVGMGDGSALMSLADLDTLVRVASSCVVIVYNDKAYGAEIHQYASQGLEPGPMQIEEVDFAAVTRGLGGDGEVIRSVADLDHLTRWVSSGAKGLFLLDCRVSATIVAPFMTEIAAHVRAHDEGRI, encoded by the coding sequence ATGGGAAGCAACAGGATGAGAAACGTTTCGGAGCTCGCTGCAATTGCTGTTGCTGACCACTGCAGTTGCGCATTCGGAGTTGTTGGAAACGGAAATGCGCACTTTGTCGACGCGCTGCTACGTACTAAATGCCAATATGTCGCCACCCGGCATGAGGCTGGCGCAATTGGCGCCGCCGACGCCTATGCCCGTGTGGCTGGGACACTGGCGGTGGCAACCACAACTTATGGAGCAGGGTTCACAAATGCGATAACTGCGCTCGCTGAGGCAACCTTTGCAAGATCTCCATTATTGTTGCTCGTCGGTGCTCAGCCAACTACTGGTCCTCGTCCGTGGGACATTAAGCAGGACGCCATTGCCACGCATATCGGAGTGTCCACCATCACTTTAGGGGCAGGCAGCATAAAATCTGCGATCGACGGCGCCGTGGAAAAAGCCCGGGGTGAGCAACGCCCCGTAATTGTCGAAATCCCGTATGACTTAGCAACAAGCCCCGGGCGCGAACAGGCTTCATCAGCCACAACCAGGTCAACTGTCGCTAAATCATCCGACAAACCTAAAAGAGTAAGCCAATTATCTCGAAGCGTGCGTGTCCCGGACGAGGCCGAATTCTTTTCCGCGCTCAATTCCGCGGTGGCTCTAATGAGATCGGCGGTACGACCGTTGGTTCTAGGTGGGCGCGGCGCACTGCTCGCCAACGCGGGCCGTCAGCTTGCTGAGATCGCTGCCAGGCTCGGAGCGCCAACTGCCACAACTGCTTTGGCGAGGTCGTTGTTCGTTGGATCGCCGTGGGATCTCGGCATTGCAGGCGGTTTCTCGACCGTGTCCTCTGCTGAACTTATTGCCACGGCCGACGTGGTGTTCGTCGTTGGCGCCGGATTGAATCAATTCACAACCAGGTTTGACACGTTATTTGCGCAGGACGCTCGCGTCATTCAGATAAACACCGAAGCTAGGCCGACAGCTAGCTGTGTCACGGATGTGCTTTGCGGCGACGCATCAGTTGTCTGTGAAGCTGTCCTTGCGCAACTTCCCGGAGCGACTGCGTCGGGTTGGCGCGATTCAGTGATGCGTGGCGACGGTAGCGAAGCGAGGAGAAGCGACGCGGGAGAGGAATTCGCTTCTGACGGTCGTCTCGACCCACGTTACTTGCTGAGGTATCTCAACGAGATCCTCCCCAGTGACTGCATTTTGGTCCAGGATATCGGGCACAGTATTGGCTGGGCTCCTATGTATCTAGACCTACCGGCCGGGGCGCCGACGGTTCTTATGGGCACGGCTTACCAGTCCATTGGCTTGGCGATGTTAGGGGCAATAGGAGCGAATCAAGCCACTGAGTCTACAGTCGTGGTTGGCATGGGAGATGGCAGTGCCCTTATGTCGCTTGCCGACTTAGATACCCTGGTTAGAGTCGCATCAAGTTGCGTCGTCATTGTCTACAATGACAAAGCTTATGGAGCAGAGATTCACCAATATGCGTCGCAAGGCCTAGAACCCGGTCCCATGCAGATCGAGGAGGTGGACTTCGCCGCGGTTACACGTGGACTCGGAGGGGACGGGGAGGTGATTCGCTCCGTGGCCGACTTGGATCACTTAACGAGATGGGTTTCTAGCGGCGCGAAGGGCTTGTTCCTTCTTGACTGTAGAGTCTCTGCAACTATCGTTGCCCCTTTTATGACGGAGATCGCCGCACATGTGAGGGCCCATGACGAAGGCCGTATCTGA
- a CDS encoding carbon-nitrogen hydrolase family protein, with product MSITVATAQFAAGTDKEENLTQIRTLIADAATADARLVILPENSMYSSANASDVEKSKAAETLTGHFVSELTEFAHEFGVDVVAGMTEICDTDTRSFNTLVHVTSDGQLNGVYRKIHLYDAFGYRESDTVIAADHAAPLIFDLDGVRFGAITCYDLRFPEIARCLIDAGADAIILPAAWVAGPMKETHWEILLRARAIENTAYVVGVGQTGPTCTGLSMTVDPMGVVISNGAEAIGLGVATIDAARVAQVRKANPSLSNRRFTVTPAA from the coding sequence ATGAGCATAACTGTTGCGACGGCCCAATTCGCAGCCGGCACAGATAAAGAAGAAAACCTTACTCAGATACGCACTCTAATCGCAGACGCGGCAACAGCTGACGCACGATTAGTAATATTGCCTGAGAACTCCATGTACAGTTCGGCGAATGCATCGGACGTTGAAAAGAGTAAGGCAGCAGAAACACTCACCGGGCATTTTGTTAGCGAACTGACAGAGTTTGCACACGAATTTGGAGTCGACGTTGTCGCGGGCATGACCGAAATTTGCGACACAGACACTCGATCTTTCAACACGCTTGTTCATGTCACGTCGGACGGCCAGCTCAACGGCGTATACCGCAAGATTCATCTCTACGATGCATTCGGCTACCGAGAGTCAGACACCGTCATTGCAGCAGACCATGCCGCGCCACTCATCTTCGACCTCGACGGGGTACGTTTCGGAGCGATCACTTGTTACGATCTGAGATTTCCCGAAATTGCTCGGTGTCTCATTGACGCTGGCGCCGATGCGATCATCCTTCCCGCAGCGTGGGTTGCAGGTCCGATGAAGGAGACCCATTGGGAGATACTTCTTCGCGCGCGCGCAATTGAAAACACGGCCTATGTCGTAGGCGTGGGGCAGACCGGCCCGACATGCACCGGCCTGAGCATGACTGTCGACCCGATGGGCGTCGTCATCTCGAACGGCGCAGAAGCTATCGGACTCGGTGTGGCCACCATTGATGCGGCCCGCGTCGCGCAAGTGCGAAAAGCGAACCCCAGCTTGTCAAACCGACGGTTCACCGTAACTCCGGCGGCATAG
- a CDS encoding ABC transporter permease, with protein MTTATMPRIRLRHGVSVFRTLALTYIAILVMVVCLAQWIMPHDPLKQDIVNRLKPPATAGHLLGTDSFGRDVLSRLIAGAQTEVIVAVCTTLLAAVLGSFLGLLGGYFGRIVEGLTMRVIVDVLLAFPPIVLALLAVTIYGPGPVTLTIVMGVLFSPIFARIAYGQVISIKHEEYVEAAEAFSAPIWTVLLRVIFPNAAAPIIAQLSLTMADAILLESGLSYLGLGVVPPAASWGGMVADGQRYISLNPYSLLIPSIVLIVTILAFSVLGDMLRDRLDPRRVN; from the coding sequence ATGACAACTGCAACTATGCCACGGATCCGACTCCGCCACGGAGTGTCCGTCTTTCGGACCCTCGCTCTGACATACATCGCTATACTCGTCATGGTTGTCTGTCTGGCACAGTGGATCATGCCCCACGACCCACTCAAACAAGACATCGTCAACCGGCTGAAGCCGCCGGCAACGGCGGGGCACTTACTTGGAACTGATTCGTTCGGACGCGACGTCCTGTCCCGCCTGATAGCTGGCGCCCAGACTGAAGTTATTGTCGCAGTTTGCACGACCCTGCTGGCGGCTGTACTCGGCTCATTCCTCGGTCTCCTCGGCGGCTATTTCGGACGGATTGTCGAAGGTCTGACGATGCGTGTGATCGTAGACGTGTTATTGGCGTTTCCGCCTATCGTTCTTGCGCTGCTCGCAGTGACAATATATGGACCTGGGCCGGTGACATTGACCATTGTCATGGGAGTGCTTTTCAGTCCGATATTCGCACGAATCGCGTACGGCCAGGTAATCTCGATCAAGCACGAGGAGTATGTAGAAGCTGCGGAAGCTTTCAGTGCCCCCATATGGACAGTATTACTCCGAGTAATTTTCCCGAACGCGGCCGCACCTATAATTGCGCAGCTGTCGCTTACTATGGCGGATGCCATCCTTCTTGAATCCGGCTTGAGCTATCTCGGACTCGGCGTCGTTCCACCAGCCGCGTCGTGGGGAGGGATGGTCGCCGACGGCCAGCGATACATCAGTCTGAATCCGTATTCTCTCTTGATACCAAGCATCGTTTTAATCGTGACAATTTTGGCTTTCTCGGTCCTTGGCGACATGCTTCGCGACCGTCTCGACCCCCGGAGGGTGAATTAA
- a CDS encoding dipeptide ABC transporter ATP-binding protein, with the protein MKDSLLQFKGLSIDFKIANDWVNVTDGISFDVRKGETLALVGESGSGKSVTAMSVLGLLAPNARTNGTIEYNGMDLVSASASQLRSVRGRDIAMIFQEPMTALNPVYTIGAQLSDVLRRTESVPKASTKRESLRLMKAVHMPDPETKLNAYPHQLSGGQRQRAMIAMAISGSPRLLIADEPTTALDVTVQAEILDLLLELQTTSDMSMLLITHDMGVVADVAKRVVVMEKGSIVEQADVETLFVNPAKPYTKHLLASVPYLGKTLAPASAPNEAESRVLDVKKLSITYGGRSRKLDNHAVMDVSFDIRPGEILGLVGESGSGKTSIGKSIMGLVKDIDGDVVIDGKRVDYANRKQRRATLRRVSMVFQDPASSLNPRQPVWRSITDPLRWKQLQTRTTSLRDRAESLLNLVDMPSDTARRYPHELSGGQRQRIGIARALAVDPLLMIADEPTSALDVSVQATVLDLLQELQIKLGFACLFISHDLAVVELLADRVAVLQRGEIVELDNARTILATPNSDYTRRLIAAAPVPDPEEQRQRRRKRLTADVH; encoded by the coding sequence TTGAAGGATTCACTTTTACAGTTCAAAGGCCTATCCATCGATTTCAAGATCGCCAATGATTGGGTCAATGTCACCGACGGCATCTCGTTCGATGTGCGCAAAGGGGAAACGCTGGCCCTAGTCGGTGAATCCGGGTCAGGAAAGAGCGTGACGGCGATGTCAGTTCTCGGCCTCCTCGCGCCCAATGCTCGTACGAACGGGACTATTGAGTACAACGGAATGGATCTCGTATCGGCAAGCGCTTCCCAGCTTAGGTCTGTGCGCGGACGCGACATCGCAATGATCTTTCAAGAACCGATGACCGCGCTCAACCCTGTGTACACCATTGGTGCTCAATTATCCGACGTGCTCCGCCGGACTGAATCTGTGCCCAAAGCATCGACCAAACGCGAGTCACTCCGCCTCATGAAAGCCGTGCATATGCCGGACCCAGAGACGAAGCTCAACGCATACCCGCATCAGCTCTCAGGCGGACAGCGTCAACGCGCAATGATCGCAATGGCCATTTCTGGCAGTCCTCGCCTGCTTATTGCGGATGAACCGACCACAGCATTGGACGTGACTGTCCAGGCGGAGATCCTGGACCTCTTATTGGAGCTCCAAACCACATCAGATATGTCTATGCTGCTCATCACTCACGATATGGGGGTCGTTGCGGATGTGGCTAAGCGAGTGGTGGTCATGGAAAAGGGCTCCATTGTCGAGCAAGCCGATGTCGAAACACTCTTTGTGAATCCCGCGAAGCCCTACACCAAGCATTTGCTCGCGTCGGTTCCTTACCTTGGAAAGACGCTCGCGCCTGCTTCGGCCCCAAACGAAGCTGAATCTCGCGTTCTTGACGTCAAAAAATTAAGCATCACGTACGGGGGACGTTCTCGAAAGCTCGACAATCACGCTGTCATGGATGTGTCATTCGACATTCGACCCGGTGAAATACTCGGTCTCGTCGGAGAGTCCGGATCGGGGAAGACCTCTATTGGGAAATCGATAATGGGACTCGTCAAAGACATCGATGGCGACGTTGTCATTGATGGTAAACGTGTCGATTACGCCAACCGCAAACAGCGCCGAGCGACGCTCCGTCGCGTATCGATGGTATTTCAGGACCCTGCGTCCTCTCTCAATCCTCGACAGCCAGTCTGGCGGAGCATCACCGACCCGCTGAGGTGGAAGCAATTGCAGACGCGAACGACTTCTTTGCGAGACCGAGCGGAATCGCTCTTAAACCTGGTCGATATGCCCAGCGACACTGCGCGAAGATATCCGCACGAACTCTCCGGCGGACAACGCCAACGCATAGGCATCGCCCGGGCTTTGGCCGTTGACCCACTGCTGATGATCGCCGATGAGCCAACATCCGCGCTCGATGTGTCAGTCCAGGCGACCGTTTTGGACTTGCTGCAAGAGCTACAAATCAAGCTCGGATTCGCTTGTCTCTTTATCAGTCACGATCTCGCTGTGGTCGAACTTCTTGCCGACCGAGTCGCGGTACTCCAGCGTGGAGAAATTGTCGAGTTGGACAATGCCCGGACGATCCTTGCCACACCGAACTCGGATTACACGCGTCGGCTCATTGCTGCTGCTCCAGTTCCCGACCCGGAGGAACAACGACAGCGACGTCGCAAACGTCTGACGGCAGACGTTCACTAG
- a CDS encoding HpcH/HpaI aldolase family protein has protein sequence MSGRNQHPSLAAWFSTPNFAEAEIVQQAGYDAVVLDIEHGSFDLAALERYIPFLRLLGLTVIAKVLAPERGPIQQALDFGADAVAIPHVENEKHARYITQMGKFPTLGDRSFAGGRTCGYGPTDQSWYERQNRRTAVYPMIEDAGAFNDVSAIAALDTVDGVFVGPSDLSLRRNRGAYSADADDFTDIEAIAKACASASKPWIMPAWTHAEKQLAYRLDAGTIILTMEHEALRSGFTNSIDEMRSIEGV, from the coding sequence ATGTCCGGCCGTAATCAACACCCATCACTCGCAGCCTGGTTTTCAACGCCCAACTTCGCCGAAGCTGAAATTGTGCAGCAAGCGGGGTACGACGCAGTTGTACTCGACATAGAACACGGATCCTTCGACCTAGCAGCTCTCGAAAGATATATACCTTTCCTTCGCTTGCTCGGTTTGACAGTCATCGCCAAAGTGCTGGCACCTGAGCGTGGCCCTATCCAACAAGCACTCGACTTTGGAGCCGATGCGGTCGCGATACCACACGTAGAGAACGAAAAACACGCCCGTTACATCACCCAAATGGGAAAATTTCCAACCCTTGGTGACCGGAGTTTCGCAGGTGGACGAACCTGTGGATACGGGCCCACCGACCAATCATGGTACGAACGCCAAAATCGTCGGACGGCGGTCTACCCCATGATTGAAGATGCCGGCGCGTTCAACGACGTATCAGCCATCGCCGCGCTCGACACGGTCGACGGGGTCTTCGTCGGGCCATCCGACCTGTCGTTACGGCGTAATCGTGGCGCATACTCAGCTGACGCCGACGACTTCACCGACATTGAAGCCATCGCGAAAGCCTGTGCATCTGCAAGCAAGCCTTGGATCATGCCGGCGTGGACACACGCAGAAAAACAGCTCGCATATCGGCTCGACGCGGGAACCATCATCCTCACCATGGAACATGAAGCCTTACGATCTGGGTTTACAAACTCTATCGACGAGATGCGGTCTATCGAAGGAGTGTAG